AGGCCCATCAACAACTAAAATTTCTTCACCTGGCTGATAAGCCACTTTAGGTTTAGGCTTATCAGCACCTTCTTGTACGCGCATAAGAATTTTATCAACTTCACGCTGTGTGATGGGAGAAGGTTTACCTGATGAACCACCAATAAAGCCAATAACATTATTGGTATTTTTAACCAACAACCAACTAGGTTCAGTAAGCTCCATATTGACCAGCATATAACCTGGAAAAAATTTACGTTCTGCCATTTTTTTCTGTCCATCTTTTAGTTCAACAACTTGTTCGGTTGGTACCAACACTTCACCCACTAAATCTTCAAGACCTTCTCTAATAATAGACTCTTCAATTGCAATCTTAACCTTCGATTCAAAACCACTTCTTGCATGAAACACATACCATCTTTTAGACATTTTAGTCCTCTCAATTTGTTAACAAATAAACCATCCATGAGAATAGCGCATCAATTATCCACAAAAAAATAGCCACAATCACAACAGCAACCATAATCATACCTGTGGTTTTAATAGTTTCATCGCGTGTAGGCCATACAACTTTACGTAATTCAATTTTTGTCTCAATCAAAAACGAGCTAAAGCGAACGCCTTGAGGTGACTTAAAAAATACAAACCCGGCTAACAAAAAACCGGGTAACAAAAATAATACTTTGTACAATGTTGTACTTAATTCTAATGGATTTAAATAAAAAAAAACAAAAGATACAACCACGATAAAAATAGATACAATCATTCCTAGCAATGATTGTTTTGCTTTAGGTTCTATTACTTTAGTCACATTACATCCTTTAACATGGCAGGCAAGGAGGGACTCGAACCCCCAACCAATAGTTTTGGAGACCATTACTCTACCAATTGAGCCACTTGCCTATAAATCTCAAAAACTTGAACTATTGTCCAAACCACCTTCTTCATTTCTTTTTTAAATTAATTTAAGTTTTAACTTTTGATCAATCTGTCACTTTAGAAACTACACCTGCACCTACCGTACGACCACCTTCTCTAATAGCAAATCTTAAACCATCTTCCATAGCTATTGGTGATAATAGCTCTACTTTCATTTTCACATTATCACCTGGCATAACCATCTCTATGCCATTAGGTAACTGACAAGCACCTGTAACATCTGTAGTTCTAAAATAAAACTGTGGACGATAATTGTTAAAAAATGGTGTATGACGACCACCTTCATCTTTGCTTAAAATATAAATTTCTGCTTCAAACTTTGAATGTGGTTTGATTGACCCTGGCTTAGATAATACTTGACCACGTTCAACTTCTTCACGTTTTGTACCACGAAGCAAGACACCAACGTTATCACCAGCCTCACCTGAAGCAAGTAATTTTCTAAACATTTCAACACCAGTACAAGTAGTGGTTTTAGTATCTTTAATACCAACAATTTCTAGCTCATCGCCAATATTAACAATACCTGCCTCAATACGACCTGTTACCACAGTACCACGACCTGAAATTGAAAATACATCCTCAATTGGCATAATGAAGGATTTATCCGTATCACGCTTAGGAGTTGGGATATAAGAGTCTAATGCGTCAACTAGCTTTAAGATAGAAGGAACACCAATGTCGGAAGTATCACCTTCTAAGGCTTTAAGTGCTGAGCCAAAAATAACTGGCGTGTCATCACCTGGAAAATCATATTCATCTAATAGCTCACGAATTTCCATTTCAACTAATTCAACCAATTCCTCATCGTCAACCATATCAGCTTTATTCATATAAACAACTATATAAGGCACACCTACTTGTTTAGATAACAAAATATGCTCACGGGTTTGAGCCATTGGACCATCTGTAGCAGCAATTACAATAATAGCTCCATCCATTTGGGCAGCGCCTGTAATCATGTTTTTAATGTAATCAGCATGTCCTGGACAGTCAACATGTGCGTAGTGACGCATCTCACTTTCATACTCTACGTGAGCTGTTGAAATGGTAATACCGCGTTCTCTTTCTTCAGGAGCATTATCAATATCTGTATAATCTTTGAATTCTCCACCACGAACTTCTGCCATTACTTTAGTAATGGCAGAAGTAAGTGTAGTTTTACCATGATCAACATGACCGATTGTGCCAACATTAACGTGTGGTTTGGTTCGTTCAAATTGTTCTTTTGACATTTTATTCCCCTACATGTAACAAATTAAATTTTTTGGAGCTCACCAGTGGATTTGAACCACCGACCTCTTCCTTACCAAGAAAGTGCTCTACCGACTGAGCTAGGTGAGCACAATCACTCTATTTAGAGCGGGTAACGAGAATCGAACTCGTCTCATTGGCTTGGAAGGCCAAGGTAATACCAATATACAATACCCGCAAAACCTACTATGCCTTTATGGTGGAGGGGGAAGGATTTGAACCTTCGAAGGCAGAGCCGACAGATTTACAGTCTATTCCCTTTAGCCACTCGGGAACCCCTCCAAAAAATAATCAGGAATTATCCCATAACTATCTTTATAGTGCAAGCGTTAATTTAAGGTTTTATTGTTTTTTTAAAAGTCTGTCTTTTGCTAAATTACAAGCGTGAAACACCACTTGAAACAGCAACATCAAATACTGCTTTAGGTACTACCTCAATCAATCTTGGATCAAAAGGCTTAGGAATAATATAATCCTTACCAAATGTCATGTACTTTGTACTATAAGCCTTTAAAACACTATTTGGTACTTCTAATTTTGCTAAATCTTTAAGTGCATAAACTGCTGCTATTTTCATCTTTAAATTAATTTCACTAGCTTTTGCATCTAACGCACCTCTAAAAATAAAAGGAAAACCTAATACATTATTAACTTGATTGGGATAATCACTTCGACCTGTTGCCATGATTAAATCGTCACGCACCGAATTAGCATCTTTAGGCGAAATTTCAGGATCTGGATTCGACAAGGCAAACACAATAGGCCTATCTGCCATTGACTTAATCATCTGTTTTGATACTAAGTTAGCAACAGCAACACCAATAAATACATCCGCACCGTGCATAACATCTGTTAAGGTTTTTTTATCTGTTTTCGTACCATATTGAGCTTTAAATTGACTAACATTTTCCATATCTTTAGAAATAACACCTCTACTATCAACTAATAAAATATTGTCCTTTGACAAGCCCAATTCACATAATAAGTCCAAAGTAGCAATTCCTGCTGAACCAGCACCTAAACAAACTAATTGAATTGTTTCAATATCTTTATCTTGAATTTCAAGTGAATTTAACAATCCTGCTGCAATAATAATAGCCGTTCCATGCTGATCATCATGAAAAACAGGAATATCCAACATTTTAATTAAACGCTTTTCAATCTCAAAACAGCGAGGCGCTGAAATATCTTCAAGATTAATACCGCCAAATGTTGGAGCAATATTCTTAACTGTTTGTACAAAATCATCTACATCTTGAGTATCAATCTCAATATCAAATACATCAATATCTGCAAAATGTTTAAACAATACTGCTTTACCTTCCATAACAGGTTTAGATGCCAATGGACCAACATTTCCAAGTCCCAAAACTGCTGAACCATCAGAAATAACAGCAACCAAATTACGTTTAATGGTAAAGTCATAAACCTTATTTGCATCTTGTGCAATTTCACGAACAGGAATAGCAACACCAGGTGTATATGCTAAGCTCAGATCTTCGCATGTTACTAATGATTTATGTGATGAAACAATGATCTTTCCTGGACGATTACCTTTATGATATTCTAGCGCCAATTGATAAAATTTTGAACTCATTATATAGTTTTTAGATTAAATTAATATTTTCATTATCCAAGATATCTTGTTTACCATTGCAATATATTATATATATATTAATATATTAGGAAATATACACATAATAATACCTATTATTTAAATAACTACTAAATCCTTTATACTGAATTATCCGAAATAAGTTTTTACTCTTTTCTAAATTCAATTAGACCTGAGAATAATAATGATAAACAAATTATCCTTGTTATAAAATAGTAGTATTTACTTACATTTTTACAAACTAACACAAACTCCATAACTAATCTCGTCAAAAGCTTATTTTTTAACTAAACTATTATTTACTTCTAATATATGGTCTAGTCTGTATATATTCTGTATATATAATATAACTACATTACTAGATAATCCATATTAAATAAGATTAATCTATCGTCAAATATTTAATCACTGAAAAATCATTAGAGCACTACGATTCACTTTAAATATTATTAACCTCTATCAAGATATCCGTTAATAACTAATAAACAACCACAATGATATCTTTATTTTGTATAGCTAACTGGCTATAACATCTCTAAAAATAAAATATCAAAAATAACATTATGAATTTTATAATTTGCTTCATCTTCTAAGATGAAATATTTTATAAATTACCAAAATTAACATACCATTATAACTATAAGTTATATAGTTGTTTTTAGCAACAAGCTTAAAACAAATACTAAGATGTCTAGCTCAAAATTCATTACTCATTGTGAGTACAGTATTTTAATAAATACAAAGAACTAAATTTTATCTGATTAATGGTATATTTTGCTTGTCACAAATAAGACTTGTAACCACTTTCAGACTATTTATTAATGAATAAAAAATATATTAGAATCAAAAAGAGAAAATTTTTTTCTAAAAAGGTAAGCTATCCTGGTGGCCAAGTCAGTACCCGTCCGCCAAAACAATGAAGGTGAATATGATAAACTGTTTGTCCGCCTTGTTTATTACAATTCATCACCACACGATAACCCTTATCAGCAAAGCCAAGCTCTTTAGTAATATTACTTGCTATTAATATTAATTTTCCTAATAACTTTTCATCATTAGTATTATTTAAAGTTTTAATATGTGTTTTTGGAATTACTAAAAAATGGTATGGTGCTCGTGGTTTGATATCATAAAATGCAAGAACATATTCATCTTCATAGATTTTATTAACTGAAATATCTCCATTAATTATTGTACAAAATAAACAATCAGTCATAGCCCCAAGATAAAGATTAAAATAAGTAAATTTAAACGTAATAGTGGTAAGTTTATTTCAATCAGCAATAATTAACCTTACTGATTTAACTATACCTGACATACCTACCTAAAAACGCTTTAATATTATGAATATAACAATAATCTATAATGGAAAATCTTTACAAGTGCACTATTAATATGGTAAAAAATACGTTGATAATAATTGTTTATTCCATTATCAATGGCTGAAATTATGCTCCAAATAAAAATAAACTCGATATAATTTGTTTAGATCATTATCCATTGTCAATCTGAACCAATAGAGTTAATCAAACTCTATTGGTTCAATACCCCCAAAAACAAGCGTCTAATATTAAAATTTAATTGAAGTATTCTTATATATAACTATTAAATTAAAGAGCACACTCCTTAAGTGTATTAACTCTAACACATTCAGATCCATCATCTTTATAAAGCAACAATACCTAATAATTTTACAAAGTTTTCAACAGTTTACCGATATTGACGTAAATACCGCCAACTAAAAATCTGTTTAGCATAATGCATCAAACGACAACTTGGTAACATTAAACCACCTTTGAGTGTTCGGGATATATATATACCTTTATTATTTGAATCAATAATGCACATCAACTCAACCTTAAAGGTATGACTAGTAGGCTTATCATTCAAAACATCCAATACATTTTTAGCAGCAGCTATGGCTTGTAAATCTGCCATATGTGCCTGCTTGGGCATCCAATCTGGTCCTGGAAAAGAACCTGAATCTCCTACAACAAATATATTTTCAGCGCCTTTAACTTGACAGAACTTATCCGCTTTAAGTAAACCACCTTTACTACGTTCAAGTTCAGTATTGTCAAACCAATGATTACCAGTCATCCCTGGCATAAATAAAATCAAATCTGCAATAAACTCACCACCCTCAGTAATGACTTTATTAATCTCAAAAGACTTTATTTTATGACCAAGATGAGTGTTAATATTGCGCTTTCTCATCTCACTTAGTAAGTTTATCACTGCTTTTTCGCCCAAACGAACGCCTGGTTTCTTTGTAGGACTAAAAAAAATTAAATTAAATTTATCACGTCGACCCTCTTGTCGTAATTGTGTATCCAAACCAAATAAAAATTCAAACATCGGACCGCCACGTGTCGCGCTTAATTCATTAGGATTAGTAGCAAAACCAATAGCAATATTACCACTATCCATAACTTGAATTCTATCACGTATCTGTTCGACAGCGCTCAATCCATCACATGGCGTAATAGCATGCTCAATACCAGGCAACTTCTTAATAAACCGCCCGCCTGACGCGATAATAAGTGCATCATTTTCATACTCACCTATTGAAGTAATTACAGTTCTAGCACGGTTTTCCAAACCTATAACTTTACCAGAAATATGACAAATATTCATACGTTTAAAAAAACGATTAAGAGGGATAACAATATCTTTGTTATTGGCTATACCTGACGGTATCCAAATCAAACTTGGCATATAAACAAACTCTGCCTTGGGCGATATTAAGGTAATCTGTATGTGTTTATCGTTTTTTCTAAGAGTTCTGACAGCTGTTAATCCTGCAAATCCTGACCCAATAATAGTGAT
This sequence is a window from Candidatus Vesicomyosocius sp. SY067_SCS001. Protein-coding genes within it:
- the nusG gene encoding transcription termination/antitermination protein NusG, with the protein product MSKRWYVFHARSGFESKVKIAIEESIIREGLEDLVGEVLVPTEQVVELKDGQKKMAERKFFPGYMLVNMELTEPSWLLVKNTNNVIGFIGGSSGKPSPITQREVDKILMRVQEGADKPKPKVAYQPGEEILVVDGPFNEFNGLVEAVDYEKNLLKVEVLIFGRSTSVELEFSQVEKT
- the secE gene encoding preprotein translocase subunit SecE, with product MTKVIEPKAKQSLLGMIVSIFIVVVSFVFFYLNPLELSTTLYKVLFLLPGFLLAGFVFFKSPQGVRFSSFLIETKIELRKVVWPTRDETIKTTGMIMVAVVIVAIFLWIIDALFSWMVYLLTN
- the tuf gene encoding elongation factor Tu; translation: MSKEQFERTKPHVNVGTIGHVDHGKTTLTSAITKVMAEVRGGEFKDYTDIDNAPEERERGITISTAHVEYESEMRHYAHVDCPGHADYIKNMITGAAQMDGAIIVIAATDGPMAQTREHILLSKQVGVPYIVVYMNKADMVDDEELVELVEMEIRELLDEYDFPGDDTPVIFGSALKALEGDTSDIGVPSILKLVDALDSYIPTPKRDTDKSFIMPIEDVFSISGRGTVVTGRIEAGIVNIGDELEIVGIKDTKTTTCTGVEMFRKLLASGEAGDNVGVLLRGTKREEVERGQVLSKPGSIKPHSKFEAEIYILSKDEGGRHTPFFNNYRPQFYFRTTDVTGACQLPNGIEMVMPGDNVKMKVELLSPIAMEDGLRFAIREGGRTVGAGVVSKVTD
- a CDS encoding malic enzyme-like NAD(P)-binding protein, with amino-acid sequence MSSKFYQLALEYHKGNRPGKIIVSSHKSLVTCEDLSLAYTPGVAIPVREIAQDANKVYDFTIKRNLVAVISDGSAVLGLGNVGPLASKPVMEGKAVLFKHFADIDVFDIEIDTQDVDDFVQTVKNIAPTFGGINLEDISAPRCFEIEKRLIKMLDIPVFHDDQHGTAIIIAAGLLNSLEIQDKDIETIQLVCLGAGSAGIATLDLLCELGLSKDNILLVDSRGVISKDMENVSQFKAQYGTKTDKKTLTDVMHGADVFIGVAVANLVSKQMIKSMADRPIVFALSNPDPEISPKDANSVRDDLIMATGRSDYPNQVNNVLGFPFIFRGALDAKASEINLKMKIAAVYALKDLAKLEVPNSVLKAYSTKYMTFGKDYIIPKPFDPRLIEVVPKAVFDVAVSSGVSRL
- a CDS encoding histidine triad nucleotide-binding protein, which gives rise to MTDCLFCTIINGDISVNKIYEDEYVLAFYDIKPRAPYHFLVIPKTHIKTLNNTNDEKLLGKLILIASNITKELGFADKGYRVVMNCNKQGGQTVYHIHLHCFGGRVLTWPPG
- a CDS encoding NAD(P)/FAD-dependent oxidoreductase; amino-acid sequence: MNKITIIGSGFAGLTAVRTLRKNDKHIQITLISPKAEFVYMPSLIWIPSGIANNKDIVIPLNRFFKRMNICHISGKVIGLENRARTVITSIGEYENDALIIASGGRFIKKLPGIEHAITPCDGLSAVEQIRDRIQVMDSGNIAIGFATNPNELSATRGGPMFEFLFGLDTQLRQEGRRDKFNLIFFSPTKKPGVRLGEKAVINLLSEMRKRNINTHLGHKIKSFEINKVITEGGEFIADLILFMPGMTGNHWFDNTELERSKGGLLKADKFCQVKGAENIFVVGDSGSFPGPDWMPKQAHMADLQAIAAAKNVLDVLNDKPTSHTFKVELMCIIDSNNKGIYISRTLKGGLMLPSCRLMHYAKQIFSWRYLRQYR